CTCTATatattcagtaataattattcatattagcatagataagtatataatatattataataatataataacatattatgttcattaattgtaataaaataatatgataatacaccTATACCAACATGTACGTccagcattttcaattttgtgttgttgatttaaatattagagtgaatttccctattataaaacttaaatatataagaNNNNNNNNNNNNNNNNNNNNNNNNNNNNNNNNNNNNNNNNNNNNNNNNNNCAAGCTACAAAATACAGATGGTGTAAATATATGTACGGCTTCAGAATggcatttaaaatacaatacggTGTTTGCTGAACAAACAGTTTCAAGCAACGCTTATTTAGCTGCTTTAATTGTGGCATCTTCTACAATACCTTTAGTACTAATTACTGggatcataattaaatatgttgatAAAAAGTTATTACTATGTATGTATTTGGTTTCACATTAATAGaaacataattttgaatacttaACTAGGTGGATCGAAATATAGACTAGTGGATGGTTTATTAACTTAAGATTTgatggtattattaaaaaaattggagtGGGTTCTATTGATGACTATAATTTGTAGTAGTGATATCGTGTATGGAATAGATAGATtctatacaaacattttaattacctatttatattattcaaaaaaagatttgatgaaaaaataaagtcatctattttagattctgagcggagcaagggATCTAGTGATTTTACAGtggtgtttaatatattttttttttatcctgtatgcAAAAGTTCTACCAGAAAGGGTGCTTTgttttcaacatatagtaccttatattttagcaaattggattaagatggtactttaaattgattttctcaatagttatttaatgccacgggaaaaaaaacagacaaattacaaaaaaaccgctaaaaataggcttttaatttctaacgctttgtttatcaccatagcaacgaataaaaaatattaatattataatattaattcaacttacaggctataataaatattaatatagaaaatccAGACTGAAGAactgtctccactcagaatcgtttttctcatacagtgatattatattattgaatttaagtttaatacagtccattatatacatttatacattggCCCACTTATAGTTAACTATAAgtagtaatatatatagtaactatAGTTATGACTTGTGGAATCCCAGCTATATTTGCATTACTGGTATCATCAACTCAGAATGATCTACAAGCAGAACTATTGTGTTGCCTTTTCGAAGGATTTACTGCATTAACAGAAcccattatattttgtactattgtTGAACTATTTCCCAGTAATGTGAgataatagttaaaatgtttGGACAGTAGTTTtagatttatcatattatattattgggtgtatttttgtaaaaattattaaaaaattcttaaaaaaatgtaagtattaaaaaataaataaaaaataattaaaaaaatcttaaaaaatgttagtattaaaaaataaataaaaaaaatcattaaaaaacgtgtagttactaaaaaatcttaaaaaatatgttataattaaaaaataaataaaaaaatcattaaaaaatgtgtatttattaaaaaaatcttaaaaaattcttaaaaaaatgttagtattaaaaaataaataaaaaataataaaaaaaatcttaaaaaaatgttattattaaaaaataaataaaaaattctttaaaaaatcttaaaaatcaaGTAGTTGTGGATTCTGATGGTAGTGgagatttatttattaccagACATGTGCAAGCTGTGATAAGTAATTCACCTGCACAGGCTAATTATAAGACATTTTCATACGATTAATTTCAGCGATTCTCAAACTAAGGTACGCAGAAAGCTACATGGTGGTATGTGGGAGTGTGCGGCAGCAATAAGTTAATACTAGCCAATGCTTAAGCACAgatgttattatctaaaaaattaataataggtcaaatcactataatttttttttataatatcatttatttttatatcaaaactaacaccacactattgaaactagtgaacggaAATTTGaaatgtcgtacgtgtgtaatacggagacaacaaatgcatgggtagcatcctcaggcagtcatatttttatcattcttcattacattataatatatcattattacctatgtaaaaaaatatgtaaaaaaaaaacaacaatacaaaatacatagcACCTACTGTATTACATTAGTAtagaaattatgtttaaaacactactttatcattgtaaaataaaataaaatacattgtaccataatttttttcaaatatgaatCCCACATTCTAAAAATTGTCCAGGGTCtaggatttaaatatttaacgcaCCATTTGCTAatgaataaattgttaataaattacataatatcattatttcatataattttatattgtttaatctaaaacaaattactatcacatcaattataattgtgtattaatatgaaaattaaaaatacatcaatattgTATCCGTACAGATTTATTTTAgtctaagtacctacctacctatctttcTAAGTATCATTCTttagaataaatacaattacaaatgattataatacattaaaatatgtattgtgaCTTGTGACACAAGCCGCTTGTGTTCAACaactaaattttcaaactttttaacataataactaaaaatattaaacatttaaactattatataactttttcaatataatttatattatatctttaaacaaatataatagatttataatattgaatttaataatgttaaacagATACCTAACCTATAGATCATAAGTTCTACTACTTTAGAGGGCAAATCCAGCCTACATTCTAAAATGTTTCTCCCtagatttggtttttatttcaataataatagtgatcaTCAGTCAATTAATTTagtcataatatatgaataaaaggGGTTTTTATAGGCAaattcaatgaatattaatgtttatgaaataaatcattgtttttttgaggaatcatttattttaaaaaaaaatgcaatttaggCACAGACTAAAGTATATTTAACACCCGAGTTTATCACTAAATATTAGAGCttataaattgcttaaaattaagcaaaatattgtgtacctacataaaatgacaatataaaCATCTGGTGAGCGTTTAAAGTTTGTAGGCTTAATACTTTTTgagttaccaaaaaaaaaaccaacatttttttaacttgtttcaATAAATTGGAAATTCAGActatcataaaatttttttttataatttatgtaataaaacttatGCATAGGTATGTTAAACAATCAGCCGTATCCCccccatgacaaaatcattttaccGCCACTGACATGGGCACACCAGTACTCAGTAGTACCTAAATgcctaaataatattgataaatagttaccattatgatttatgagtgtatgtaaaataatattatttacatgtaattttaataattaaaattaacttaaattgtttAGGGGGTACCTAATAAAAggcaatacatatatttaatatttttatgatccatagacgataaaaattaatattaactactataatataatataacatgtaggaatgtacctatatctacatatttataaaaacattaccgTCACGATGTTAGCTTTCTGTACCTACGTAATGCCCTAATACATTGTATGTGAcgcgtgtattattataatattatatctgtataaaCAAACTAATAAACTGTTGGCAATGGGgtgacgaaaaaataataatatgactaaacattttattatatattataagtttatgttataaataatattacaaacatatgTATAGTTGTTCTACAAACGATGATGAAATCGGTTGTGGTTACCTATAGAAACAAACCTAAGgtagttttatataggtagcaaATGGGGGATGTACACGATTTAAATTATGCGAGCAAGCGGTTGATCTACACATAATGTGCTGTAAGGATTGGTCagattaagtaaaaataacagACTTGATATAAATTGAAACTAAATTTTCCGTGAAGTTGTTGACTTGCCTACGCAATACTAACAAGTGACATGATAAATAGGGTTCGCATAATATTTACTGTCCGCCATCCGACGAAGTCAGATTGCTTATACCTATGTAGCTTATTTGCAATTCGGcgaatgtaatttttaaatacggtaaatattttgtgtaatgtgAGAATTCGTGGACAAAATtgtgaaatctccctgtaaaatgCAATACGGTAAATTGTTTTGTGTGATGGGCATATAGGTGGACAACGAGTGTACGATCTCCCCGTGATGTGTACCTAATACGGTAAAGTCACTAATCAGTGTCCTCTGActgggacattcccccttgtaCATAGTGTGATTATCGCGGAGAAAAAAACGAATGTACTGTGAACACTGAACACACAAATACATACTATTCTATTTTGTCGTTCAAAATccataagatttttaatattatttttaaaaatgtcaaacaagATAATTTTATcgcattcaatttttacatctcaatatttttaagttttgaacatcatacaccaaatattaaattaaagaattGAACAAATcctatagagttggtacatattttaatgagcAACGCagtgaacgggatcagctataaattataatatatatcggtacacataagttataatattggcTATTGCCAACTATTTCACTTAAGCTAACTTTTTCCCAGGCAACACCGGGTGGGGCagctagtaaattaaaatattcttattatgcaGGCTGTATTACCTACTAGTTCTACATTGGCTACACTCCTACTCCTACTCAGCCAGCCATTGCCTAGTTACCAATATCATAACAATTCACAAGTCATAGCTCATAAgctacttttattatatttactagttttattattgattaatttaatgctCATACATGTTAGTTTATTTGttggtacttaataataaatataattgtattgaaatattagttttaaaataacaaatataattgtattggaatattaataataaaataataaataataagaaaaaaagttatggtaaattatttgtttttatttttattatatacataaaactattttgattcatttatttttaatactgtataTTGTAGGACGGAGATATTTCAGTAAATGAACACCATAGAAATGTCATTGATAGCTATGTAGAATTTATGGGTCACCAAAAAAAacaatctattatattaattaaaaaagcgTTTGAAGAAGTTTTCAAaacaaagtataatttattatgtattatattacagtattatagttcatattatattttattatcattaaaacaaaaatttaattatttttaagtttattagaTGAAACGTACACAAAAGAAGAAGTGAAGAATATATTAAACAACTTAGAAAAAACaatgacaaatgaaataaaatgtgaattatCTGCATATACACGCACCAATCTCCTAATGATGTATCAGTTTTTTCAACAAGCTGAGAAATGGCATTTAAGGCTCAATGTAGATATATCTGAAATACAAAACAAGTAGGTGGATATAATTTCtactttaattttacttatcaataggcttacataatattttgtgtaaatagAGAATTGTTACAAGAGATGGAAAAAATAGAAACTAGTTATAACGTAATGAACCGAACATTAGAAAAAAAGAAGCTTTTAGGTACTCCTGATCACATTACAAATGATTTTGCTGATCTGTTGCAAAAAAGATTAAATCAGCTAGAAACCCATAATTCGAAATTGGAAGCAGATTTAAAAACTTTGGAAGACaatgtaaaagaaataaaaatttttttttaatgtatagaatataagaatataatgaaAGTGTTTTAagtttacaaacatattttagtgtaataaattgaataatgaaAAAGAAGCATtgaaattacttatcaaaaaaGAAGACAAACAAGGAGATCCACAAAAAAATGTAGTCGAAATTGAAGTACAAACTCAAAATACTTATGACGTAGGtttctcgaaaaaaaaatgaatgccttagaattttcaattttgtactaataataatttatttataatacatttaggaTAATACTAACAATCACGATGAATGTAAAACAACAGTAAATCAATTAGAAAATGAATTGTTAATTGCGCAATCACAATTAACGCTAACAAATTTGGTAAGTTAATATTTCCATATAGGTACCtcaaatgtataagaaaaatttaggtagatacctacctataattaattattaggtaattgttagctattttaatttcttaagttttattgactatttacataacaataatttaaaataataatgttcaataatgtgcaaaactgacaaatattaaaaatagataaatacaacaaattgaaaaataatcaaatcagtttctttgtttattataatggtaacTGATATTCATctttttatgcataatatacaatttatgataaatatgtgCTTAATCAACTATTCACTGGGGTTTAAAAGCAGGTTTGTCGATTATAATCTGCTAattgagatatttttttaaggagTTGGACAGAAAATTTAATGATACTGCTGCATATATTAACATGAAGAAtataattacgaaaaaaaacgaACAGGTTCGAGAACTAAGAGATCGGTTGCTTATTTACGAAAAAGAAGATAACCAAGATAATGTTGTATGATTGAAATTACAATTAGTTAATAAcgtaggctataataaatattgtacatagattcatttaaaaatattcaattac
This portion of the Acyrthosiphon pisum isolate AL4f chromosome A1, pea_aphid_22Mar2018_4r6ur, whole genome shotgun sequence genome encodes:
- the LOC115033514 gene encoding uncharacterized protein LOC115033514; the encoded protein is MCASVKHHHPTLLAPGWGHTQVSNYKPKKILMPRGLFEIGPGRSNPRRQIRYNCTATSLHQIEFSHIAYKVSVAFIAAHRHICNQQKLQNTDGVNICTASEWHLKYNTVFAEQTVSSNAYLAALIVASSTIPLVLITGIIIKYVDKKLLLFMTCGIPAIFALLVSSTQNDLQAELLCCLFEGFTALTEPIIFCTIVELFPSNVR
- the LOC100167390 gene encoding leucine zipper transcription factor-like protein 1; the protein is MDGDISVNEHHRNVIDSYVEFMGHQKKQSIILIKKAFEEVFKTNLLDETYTKEEVKNILNNLEKTMTNEIKCELSAYTRTNLLMMYQFFQQAEKWHLRLNVDISEIQNKELLQEMEKIETSYNVMNRTLEKKKLLGTPDHITNDFADLLQKRLNQLETHNSKLEADLKTLEDNCNKLNNEKEALKLLIKKEDKQGDPQKNVVEIEVQTQNTYDDNTNNHDECKTTVNQLENELLIAQSQLTLTNLELDRKFNDTAAYINMKNIITKKNEQVRELRDRLLIYEKEDNQDNVV